The following DNA comes from Clostridiales bacterium.
TCGACGGTTAATACCTTTGGATCCAGCAGACCGGATTTTAAATATTCCTGCCTTACATCCTTGAAGTAATCGCTTATATCATTTATAACATCAATATTTAGTCCTGTTTCACGTCCCATATCAACAGCAGCATAATACAAAGACTCTGTAGTAGGTTGACTGGTCCCTGTCGAAAATGGTGCAATGGCTGTATCGATTCCATCGACTCCTGCCCTCATGGCTTCATAGTAGCTCATCTGCGCAACACCTGTGGTGCAGTGCGAGTGCAGGTATACAGGAAGCCCAACGGATTCTTTAAGGGCTTTTACCAGCTCATAGCATACATGAGGCAGAAGCAAACCGGACATATCTTTTATGCATATGGAATCCGCACCCATTTCCTTCAAAACCTGTGCATATTTTATAAAATGTTCAACATTATGCACCGGGCTTACTGTATATGATATAGTACCCTGTGCATGAGCGCCTGCCTCTTTTGTGGCTTTCATGGCAGTTTCGAGATTTTCCGCGTCATTTAACGCATCAAAAATCCTTATTATATCCACACCATTTTCAACTGCTTTTGTCACAAATTTTCTAACGACATCATCAGGATAATGCTTATAACCGAGGATATTTTGGCCTCTTAAAAGCATCTGTATCTTCGTATTCTTTATATGCTTTTTTATAGTCCTGAGTCTGACCCATGGGTCCTCATCCAGAAACCTGAGGCAAGAATCAAAAGTCGCACCGCCCCAGGCCTCTACAGAGTAATATCCTGCTTGATCTATCTTATCAAGAACAGGGAGCATTTTTGACAAAGGAAGCCTTGTTGCGATTAATGACTGGTTAGCATCTCTTAATACAGTTTCTGTAAAATTTATTTTAGACATAACATAATCCCTCCCAAAAATAGATTTACTATCTATATTATACTAATAAAACAATAGAATTCAAACCATCTTTTGACTCGGGCATATCGGGATTATTTGAAGAATATTATCAAAAGAGCATTGCTAAAGGGCTTTATAGTCTGTAATTTTAATCGATTTTACTTTACAATATGCGTTCCGGCCATACCTTCAAGCGCCTTGACGGCTGTATCGAGAGATGTGATTATCGCATTTCTGCCGCCTTTTTCAATAAACCTCCTGCATGCCTCGACTTTCGGTCCCATGCTTCCTGCTTTGAACTGTCCTTCAGATTGGTACTTTTTTATTTCTTCGATGCTAACAGTATCAAGGGCCCTCTGATTGTCCTTTTTAAAATTTACGTATACTTTGGGAACATCCGTAAGTATTATCAATGTATCGGCATCCAAATTTAAAGCAAGCAATTCCCCGCTGAAATCTTTGTCGACGACGGCTTCCACGCCCTTATATGTTCCTTTCTCTTCTACCACAGGTATTCCGCCGCCTCCATTTGCAATCACTATACATCCACTATTTATCAGGCTTAATATAGCATCAAGTTCCACGATCTTTACAGGTTTAGGTGACGGGACAACTCTTCTGAAACCTCTTCCTGCGTCTTCAACCCATTTTTCACCTTTTTCCTTTTCAGCTTTTTTTGCATACTCCTCCGGGTAAAACGGTCCAACGGGCTTTGTCGGATTCTTGAAGGCGGGATCATTTTTATCCACAACCACCTGTGTAACCAAGGTAACAACATGCCTTTCAATGCCCATGCCGTTCAATACATTTTTGAGCTGCTGCTGTATCATATAACCTATAAGTCCCTGGCTTTCAGCACCGCATATGTCAAGCGGCATAGCAGGTACATTACAGGCACCCGTGCTATTCTGTACGAGTATATTCCCAACCTGCGGACCGTTCCCATGGGTTACTATTATATTGCATCCCATCTTTATCATTTCAGCAATTTGTATGCAGGTTTTATTTACATTTTTAATCTGCTCTATGTCAGTCCCCTTTTGCCCGGGCTGTAGTATGGCATTTCCTCCTAAAGCCACGACAATCGTCCTTTTGCAGTCCATTTTTTTTGTCCCCCTATTTTTCATTCTGTTTATATTCTGTGCATAATTTTCCTCATGATACTGCTCCTATAAAAATAGGACAATTTCCATTGTATACCTCTTGTCAAAATATTTCATTATATTTTAAAAATTTCTGTCCTGGTACATATTTTTTATATTAAGAACCGAAGTTTTTCTATCATTTTTATTTGCTAAAAACAATTTATAATATATAATATTTATTGATATAATAATGGTGGACAAATGGAGCAACACCCTTTTTAAATGCATCTGTCGAGTGTACTCTAATTGATTTTAAAGGAGCGTTTTTATATGGATTTCATGGATAGGTACAATCTCTGGCTTAATAGTCCGTACATAGATGACGGTACAAAGCAGAAGATAAGAGAGGTTACCGATAAAAAAATAATTGAGGACATGTTTTATAAAGACCTTGAATTTGGCACGGGAGGCCTCAGAGGAATCATAGGTCCCGGTACCAACAGGATGAATATATATGTTGTAAGGAGAGCTTCCCAGGGCATCTCAAACTATATCAAGAGGTTCGGTGAAAGCGCAAAACTCAGGGGAGTCGCCATAGCGTACGATTCAAGGCACAAATCCAGGGAATTTGCTATGGAAGCTGCAAGCGTTTTTGCAGGCAACGGGATCAAAGCATATGTGTTCGATGATTTAAGACCCACTCCGGAACTTTCCTATGCCGTAAGGAAACTAAGCGCTATAGCCGGTGTTGTTATTACTGCAAGCCATAACCCTCCTGAATATAACGGCTATAAGGTATACTGGGAAGATGGCGCGCAGGTTTCCCTTGACGCCGCCAATGAAATACAGGCAGAAATAAATAATGTATCGGATTTTAGCCATATACTTTATAAGAACTTGGATACTGCGATTCAAAACGGCCTGTTTTCAATAATAGGGACGGAGATCGACAATATGTACTTAAGCGATGTCAATTCTCTTTTGCTAAATAAAGAAATAATAAAGAAACACAGCAAGGATTTTAAAATAATATATACGCCTCTGCACGGTACGGGGAACAAACCCGTCA
Coding sequences within:
- a CDS encoding oxaloacetate decarboxylase subunit alpha, whose translation is MSKINFTETVLRDANQSLIATRLPLSKMLPVLDKIDQAGYYSVEAWGGATFDSCLRFLDEDPWVRLRTIKKHIKNTKIQMLLRGQNILGYKHYPDDVVRKFVTKAVENGVDIIRIFDALNDAENLETAMKATKEAGAHAQGTISYTVSPVHNVEHFIKYAQVLKEMGADSICIKDMSGLLLPHVCYELVKALKESVGLPVYLHSHCTTGVAQMSYYEAMRAGVDGIDTAIAPFSTGTSQPTTESLYYAAVDMGRETGLNIDVINDISDYFKDVRQEYLKSGLLDPKVLTVDTRALKYQVPGGMLSNLISQLKQQNALNRLTEVLQEIPNVRKDLGYPPLVTPTSQIVGTQSVLNVITGKRYKMVLKEVKAYLRGEYGKAPGVINEELRNKVLNGEKPYAGRYADTLKPAFENAKKELGKLAECDEDVLSYLMFPQVAKPFLEKRREKFLESVYKKVDVAEV
- the arcC gene encoding carbamate kinase, translating into MDCKRTIVVALGGNAILQPGQKGTDIEQIKNVNKTCIQIAEMIKMGCNIIVTHGNGPQVGNILVQNSTGACNVPAMPLDICGAESQGLIGYMIQQQLKNVLNGMGIERHVVTLVTQVVVDKNDPAFKNPTKPVGPFYPEEYAKKAEKEKGEKWVEDAGRGFRRVVPSPKPVKIVELDAILSLINSGCIVIANGGGGIPVVEEKGTYKGVEAVVDKDFSGELLALNLDADTLIILTDVPKVYVNFKKDNQRALDTVSIEEIKKYQSEGQFKAGSMGPKVEACRRFIEKGGRNAIITSLDTAVKALEGMAGTHIVK